acccctcctgtgaggtgtgtaatagcacaactgctgagatcaatcggctcctggaggacctggaagatgataccgcctctgtgtcctctatggcttccacagcttctgggactgagtcatcattcactctgtcctctgccttctcagaagtccctccaggagacctaacaccatcccctccacctgacccttccccaccgcccccctccgttctctcacctaacccgACGACACCCTTAGCTggctttctttcaccctcaccaccgggtcactctatgccaccagagccttctcctcccttggagtccaaattcccagcagaccattgcccaccccaaccccttgcccttccccctctcccaccacatgacacccaggcaacgggtcctattctccaaccagagaccactctgtctctgaatacgatcttctctcttgaccgcaccctttcccaagatattaacccctcaccaaatttgtcccagataatcaatcccactgattcactggcttgtcatcacacaccaccaagcctgtctgtctcaccaccgacagaccaccctttaactgtggctcgatctaaatcggtttccatcttactgaagtctgttccagagaactcatctccagatagccctggcgggttgtccacttatgtcccaacaatcagaggcactgaccattcaagcctgtcaatttcagaattatcctggtggcaagcttgtgccaaagacttgttcttagcaccttccaccttggcaccatgtgcttttaatcgagagtttcttgctctccattcttcagagtcctctctggagagacaccctacagctaaccttatagagcgtggtaacctctcatttctcagccctcatgtcctggcactcctggagagacaagtccgaaagaggagtgatttcctgatgtggagggaaaaggagaaggagaagggttcttttccaaaaaaacttaggCCAGACTACCCACTAAATCCTTCGCGGAAAATGctagagtcaaatgctgatgagtgtgactcagcattctcccttcctttttggagcagtgcaggcaaaccaaaggagctgcacatgcatgggcagcccccatatcctaaaatcttggaggaccatttacaggaaaaatgtacgcagctcttctggggtctcccatctctgcacagcgagtccttgccctctgctatccgtgactcaagtgactgcaccacaatcttccttttcaataccatctcaaatgcctccatgggccaagaatccccggtacctctccatcgcccacctccatccttgcctgagatccagccccaacccttgcctcaaaccctgccccaatcccagcccctacctctcactcaggtcaagtcccaggcccaccttaaatcctcactcccaatcctaccatctggtcctctaccccagagaaggatctgtggagtgtgtcaccatagaccccgggatgaatcagagtctctcacctcatctgaaattcaacaactggaatggaaagtgttgcagaagcaacaggaaagtttgtggggttcgccctctgtagtccaaagatctcaggaggAATTTTGTCCTTCAGCTCCCAACTTcccttaccatcaggcctcccaggcccatgcctccatctccacccttcccgtagagtttcctctcagtgatgagctgaggaagaaactggaacatcaccttcgaaagaggctcatccaacaccggtggggcctgccccgcaggatccgtgagtgtctgtcactgatgatgcctccaagagatttctcagagatagctaagtcagagagcaatcgtggactctcacggatctcggtgaacaaagatctaaatgttggattgagccaatccaaaagcttccatgacaggggttcagaactgcttcagggagagaaggagatggggaaggatcaggggcatagcccagagaacggcccaaaagctcacctgttgagtgacccagagagctcttcagataaggatccggcatatgactctgagaaagacctaaatagtcacgtggcaagtctgtcagggaaaaattcaagggccttggaggaaagtctagatcagaaacaacttgaaaatgtcctcaaagcacatttgagcaagaagtttgaggaaatcagtgaggctcggctccctgggacggtgcgcagttcatggcatgctagcaagcagacattgctgctttctgacaaatcccgcacccaaataacacagaggactctgccaccttcagtgggtggggactcctccctgaataccttccaggagctttgcttcattgattccagtgcccaacagatgatggaaacccatattaaaagctttcgtatgacgatggagtggggccttccctgcagggtcctggaatccatacaggcgtttaaattggaagatgctgcatcccagtccttgccctatttctactgcgccccctcaaataacccaactttggaagtggactccaaatccaggggcttcgagccccatagaggaagctctaaatccgctcttcaagaaaaagcggaaacaacaaattcagccctggtcctggatcgtctttgccctgctacttcacctatgggcaggcagggacaaggggtgccgagacaatcaccctctggtatcaaccaagagattgcagaggttgttcagaggagtaagggtgccaggcagactcatctgcctgtcacctgtggcatcacaggcaaagcgagtcagaaatttactcagctaggcaacagatgccccccagagctgcctgcaaggcaagctggtgccaaacatgagaca
The window above is part of the Equus caballus isolate H_3958 breed thoroughbred chromosome 23, TB-T2T, whole genome shotgun sequence genome. Proteins encoded here:
- the LOC138920339 gene encoding spermatogenesis-associated protein 31D4-like isoform X1 codes for the protein MEFSQWNVLSFLNSHIELFLSICSTFLDSDHNLTIVCGLCLLLLFLCFLVGIPSLPTFWKTKIYQKRQGRAKRRRKGGTSSGWRNYQREREEKRRLISILKRPLGRPLDTTRFRQLLCPDPSCEVCNSTTAEINRLLEDLEDDTASVSSMASTASGTESSFTLSSAFSEVPPGDLTPSPPPDPSPPPPSVLSPNPTTPLAGFLSPSPPGHSMPPEPSPPLESKFPADHCPPQPLALPPLPPHDTQATGPILQPETTLSLNTIFSLDRTLSQDINPSPNLSQIINPTDSLACHHTPPSLSVSPPTDHPLTVARSKSVSILLKSVPENSSPDSPGGLSTYVPTIRGTDHSSLSISELSWWQACAKDLFLAPSTLAPCAFNREFLALHSSESSLERHPTANLIERGNLSFLSPHVLALLERQVRKRSDFLMWREKEKEKGSFPKKLRPDYPLNPSRKMLESNADECDSAFSLPFWSSAGKPKELHMHGQPPYPKILEDHLQEKCTQLFWGLPSLHSESLPSAIRDSSDCTTIFLFNTISNASMGQESPVPLHRPPPSLPEIQPQPLPQTLPQSQPLPLTQVKSQAHLKSSLPILPSGPLPQRRICGVCHHRPRDESESLTSSEIQQLEWKVLQKQQESLWGSPSVVQRSQEEFCPSAPNFPYHQASQAHASISTLPVEFPLSDELRKKLEHHLRKRLIQHRWGLPRRIRECLSLMMPPRDFSEIAKSESNRGLSRISVNKDLNVGLSQSKSFHDRGSELLQGEKEMGKDQGHSPENGPKAHLLSDPESSSDKDPAYDSEKDLNSHVASLSGKNSRALEESLDQKQLENVLKAHLSKKFEEISEARLPGTVRSSWHASKQTLLLSDKSRTQITQRTLPPSVGGDSSLNTFQELCFIDSSAQQMMETHIKSFRMTMEWGLPCRVLESIQAFKLEDAASQSLPYFYCAPSNNPTLEVDSKSRGFEPHRGSSKSALQEKAETTNSALVLDRLCPATSPMGRQGQGVPRQSPSGINQEIAEVVQRSKGARQTHLPVTCGITGKASQKFTQLGNRCPPELPARQAGAKHETKDERVSPSDRRAGRQDKKMKSEPFSVHNTARDIFRAKELNALQSKTGNVLTTSKPGSSQMRRGNHSKIEITGTIESPAPKRQAPQDPKSSDLKEHLLRELKSKLEKRNQSQVQGQHTDRSPASESLTYKASLTHAHGVSPGDMGASQVLHVHLEDSGISRQQRQEPWVPKKDLKRYEDKKFPPATMRVSPPGPNKEELGGGDAGLGTSQPTRKTFATQITASEGTLGSKSSHTSSQKAQPPPESLLRKKMNHIFQWLRPGTKGKNQEHPQEKGSPISSAQSRGLVKGRAAVTGTTTAQKTRTVPGKFPVEKLGQRCAAEVTRPQEPLPSLRKFVKTWQKAEEQAQAEPVQGHPSNYRAPSCKVPNTKSCHHVEVVFAGQNYPTCSRRIRDQNRHPQKVMAFKDQLLDQKRPLSVPRREHVPHPSSTCRRQAGPGASSCSHHC
- the LOC138920339 gene encoding spermatogenesis-associated protein 31D1-like isoform X2 — protein: MASTASGTESSFTLSSAFSEVPPGDLTPSPPPDPSPPPPSVLSPNPTTPLAGFLSPSPPGHSMPPEPSPPLESKFPADHCPPQPLALPPLPPHDTQATGPILQPETTLSLNTIFSLDRTLSQDINPSPNLSQIINPTDSLACHHTPPSLSVSPPTDHPLTVARSKSVSILLKSVPENSSPDSPGGLSTYVPTIRGTDHSSLSISELSWWQACAKDLFLAPSTLAPCAFNREFLALHSSESSLERHPTANLIERGNLSFLSPHVLALLERQVRKRSDFLMWREKEKEKGSFPKKLRPDYPLNPSRKMLESNADECDSAFSLPFWSSAGKPKELHMHGQPPYPKILEDHLQEKCTQLFWGLPSLHSESLPSAIRDSSDCTTIFLFNTISNASMGQESPVPLHRPPPSLPEIQPQPLPQTLPQSQPLPLTQVKSQAHLKSSLPILPSGPLPQRRICGVCHHRPRDESESLTSSEIQQLEWKVLQKQQESLWGSPSVVQRSQEEFCPSAPNFPYHQASQAHASISTLPVEFPLSDELRKKLEHHLRKRLIQHRWGLPRRIRECLSLMMPPRDFSEIAKSESNRGLSRISVNKDLNVGLSQSKSFHDRGSELLQGEKEMGKDQGHSPENGPKAHLLSDPESSSDKDPAYDSEKDLNSHVASLSGKNSRALEESLDQKQLENVLKAHLSKKFEEISEARLPGTVRSSWHASKQTLLLSDKSRTQITQRTLPPSVGGDSSLNTFQELCFIDSSAQQMMETHIKSFRMTMEWGLPCRVLESIQAFKLEDAASQSLPYFYCAPSNNPTLEVDSKSRGFEPHRGSSKSALQEKAETTNSALVLDRLCPATSPMGRQGQGVPRQSPSGINQEIAEVVQRSKGARQTHLPVTCGITGKASQKFTQLGNRCPPELPARQAGAKHETKDERVSPSDRRAGRQDKKMKSEPFSVHNTARDIFRAKELNALQSKTGNVLTTSKPGSSQMRRGNHSKIEITGTIESPAPKRQAPQDPKSSDLKEHLLRELKSKLEKRNQSQVQGQHTDRSPASESLTYKASLTHAHGVSPGDMGASQVLHVHLEDSGISRQQRQEPWVPKKDLKRYEDKKFPPATMRVSPPGPNKEELGGGDAGLGTSQPTRKTFATQITASEGTLGSKSSHTSSQKAQPPPESLLRKKMNHIFQWLRPGTKGKNQEHPQEKGSPISSAQSRGLVKGRAAVTGTTTAQKTRTVPGKFPVEKLGQRCAAEVTRPQEPLPSLRKFVKTWQKAEEQAQAEPVQGHPSNYRAPSCKVPNTKSCHHVEVVFAGQNYPTCSRRIRDQNRHPQKVMAFKDQLLDQKRPLSVPRREHVPHPSSTCRRQAGPGASSCSHHC